A region from the Medicago truncatula cultivar Jemalong A17 chromosome 6, MtrunA17r5.0-ANR, whole genome shotgun sequence genome encodes:
- the LOC120575845 gene encoding heavy metal-associated isoprenylated plant protein 39, with amino-acid sequence MMKLVLKVDIHDDRTKQKAMKTVSGLSGVESVSVDMKDKKLTLTGDTDPVHVVSKLRKWCHAEIVSVGPAKDEKKKEEPKPDVKKDQIQLLEAYPHYYYMQQPQYIQYSSVSRVEQDPVGCVIC; translated from the exons ATGATG AAACTAGTATTGAAGGTGGATATACATGATGACAGAACCAAGCAAAAAGCTATGAAGACAGTCTCTGGCCTTTCAG GGGTAGAATCAGTTTCTGTGGACATGAAAGACAAGAAATTAACCTTAACTGGAGACACAGATCCAGTACATGTAGTAAGCAAACTTAGGAAGTGGTGTCATGCTGAAATAGTTTCTGTTGGACCTGCAaaagatgaaaagaagaaagaagaaccTAAGCCTGATGTGAAGAAGGACCAAATTCAATTACTTGAAGCCTATCCTCATTATTATTACATGCAACAACCACAATATATTCAATATTCTTCTGTTTCAAGAGTGGAACAAGATCCTGTTGGATGTGTCATATGCTGA
- the LOC25496477 gene encoding heavy metal-associated isoprenylated plant protein 39, protein MMKLVLKVDIYDDRTKQKAMKTVSGLSGVESVSVDMKDKKLTLTGDTDPVHVVSKLRKWCNAEIVSVGPAKDEKKKEEPKPDVKKDQIQLLEAYPHYYYMQQPQYIQYSSVSRVEQDPVGCVIC, encoded by the exons ATGATG AAACTAGTATTGAAGGTGGATATATATGATGACAGAACCAAGCAAAAAGCTATGAAGACAGTCTCTGGCCTTTCAG GGGTAGAGTCAGTTTCTGTGGACATGAAAGACAAGAAATTAACCTTAACTGGAGACACAGATCCAGTACATGTAGTAAGCAAACTTAGGAAGTGGTGTAATGCTGAAATAGTTTCTGTTGGACCTGCAaaagatgaaaagaagaaagaagaaccTAAGCCTGATGTGAAGAAGGACCAAATTCAATTACTTGAAGCCTATCCTCATTATTATTACATGCAACAACCACAATATATTCAATATTCTTCTGTTTCAAGAGTGGAACAAGATCCTGTTGGATGTGTCATATGCTGA